From a single Aggregatilinea lenta genomic region:
- a CDS encoding class I SAM-dependent methyltransferase — translation MSEFWEDAFQEKKLMWGEEPTTLAIEASEIFKQLAFRKILIPGFGYGRNARPFYEKGFEVTGIEISSTAIKLAHKLLGREIQVFHGSVDDMPFNQDVYDGIFCHALIHLLASGQRKKLILDCTRQLRHGGMMFFTAITKDASTYGVGEKLGTDRYRTKDGVNLYFYDTDSIEEEFGGFGLTEATKIDEAGHGKPATTFWKIVCKTTAT, via the coding sequence ATGAGTGAATTTTGGGAAGACGCCTTCCAGGAAAAGAAACTGATGTGGGGGGAAGAACCAACCACCTTAGCGATCGAAGCCTCTGAGATTTTTAAGCAACTAGCCTTTCGGAAGATATTGATTCCCGGATTTGGGTATGGAAGGAATGCGAGGCCGTTCTATGAGAAGGGATTTGAAGTCACCGGGATTGAAATCTCTAGCACAGCCATAAAACTGGCCCATAAACTGTTGGGTCGAGAAATCCAGGTTTTCCATGGATCTGTTGATGACATGCCATTTAACCAGGATGTCTATGATGGAATTTTCTGTCATGCATTGATCCACCTCCTGGCTTCGGGCCAAAGAAAGAAATTGATACTAGACTGCACCCGTCAACTCCGGCACGGCGGCATGATGTTCTTCACAGCAATAACGAAGGATGCAAGTACCTATGGGGTCGGGGAGAAATTAGGTACGGATCGTTATAGAACAAAGGACGGGGTCAACCTCTACTTTTACGACACAGACTCTATCGAGGAAGAATTTGGAGGGTTTGGATTGACTGAGGCGACAAAAATCGACGAGGCCGGTCACGGAAAACCGGCAACAACGTTTTGGAAGATTGTCTGTAAAACGACGGCGACGTGA